In one window of Campylobacter coli DNA:
- the fliS gene encoding flagellar export chaperone FliS: MQNNLAYNAYSQNQAGIESPQKLIEMLYEGILRFCSRAKVAIRNEDIEQRVHFVKRTTAIFIELINTLDYEKGGEVAHYLSGLYTREIQLLSLANLENNEARIDEVINVTKGLLEAWREVHSNEAMA; this comes from the coding sequence ATGCAAAATAATTTAGCCTACAATGCTTATTCTCAAAATCAAGCGGGGATAGAATCTCCGCAAAAACTTATCGAAATGCTTTATGAAGGAATTTTGCGTTTTTGCTCAAGGGCTAAAGTAGCGATAAGAAACGAAGATATAGAACAAAGAGTGCATTTTGTAAAAAGAACTACGGCTATTTTTATAGAGCTTATCAATACTTTAGATTATGAAAAAGGTGGCGAAGTGGCTCATTATCTTAGCGGTCTTTATACAAGAGAGATTCAACTTTTATCTTTGGCAAATTTAGAAAATAATGAAGCAAGGATTGATGAGGTTATCAATGTAACTAAAGGCTTGTTAGAAGCTTGGAGAGAAGTGCATAGTAATGAAGCAATGGCTTAG